In the genome of Deinococcus reticulitermitis, one region contains:
- a CDS encoding PxKF domain-containing protein, translated as MQALGVDGVARVAGEIVAFGPGAAGFSPVPPLPAGVTYAAVAAGTWHAVALRSDGQVVAWGDQENGNTEGQLAVPALPAGVTYTTVAAGGTHSIALRSDGQVVTWGDQTGGLPPVPELPAGTRYAAVAAGVDFNLALRSDGQVVAWLTNNPGYYSVIELRVPPLPAGVTYTGIQIMHPSTAVAYRSDGEVVVWGQRYWQPSAAGLFPRDLNGVPYAQVAAVHPLERWDAYALLTADGLIRTKLARNIFRDFSESESPEERVPGLPEGTSYVRVASGGTDGDTYSADGAFMALRNDGRLVVWGTAAQVPVPGLASGQRYTSMAVGGQAPDALVFLAIRQATPLPGVPPAPLPHPAPTAPGRPVLAGPVTVLNRTEDGAGFNFTFAPSQDVTKVDPPVYRFVVTNQRGQTFSEDPANLLSSEPARSFMPFLPAQQMEGTWRVRVQASHQEVAHWSALSEFAATAVQYDFTPPSPPTATVSGTRVGDWYRDSAQVNLGGSTDPLLADGSVPRGGVTYQGHQTYAVSGTFTYQGTARDAAGNVSRPTAGRVQVDADAPRLTLSCPPSVTLGSAPRASWTATDAESGLQGPGSGTLLIDTATTGEQTLTVQARDRVGHETQGTCTVSVTAGGEAPVPPGPTFPFEGFMPPVDNPPFLNVHRAGSTIPLSFSLGGDQGLDILAPGSPRVSQSDCQGRLIPGGLSLSADSAAGLRFHGQRYSYLWRTAKTMQGCWVFRLQLTDGTEHRAFFRLR; from the coding sequence GCAGCGACGGTCAGGTCGTGGCCTGGGGCGACCAGGAGAACGGGAACACCGAGGGGCAGCTGGCTGTTCCTGCGCTTCCCGCCGGGGTGACCTACACCACCGTGGCGGCGGGAGGCACCCATTCCATCGCGCTGCGCAGCGACGGTCAGGTCGTGACCTGGGGCGACCAGACAGGCGGCCTCCCCCCGGTGCCCGAGTTGCCCGCCGGGACGCGCTACGCAGCGGTGGCCGCTGGAGTCGATTTCAACCTCGCCCTGCGCAGCGACGGTCAGGTTGTCGCCTGGCTGACCAACAACCCCGGCTACTACAGCGTCATCGAACTGCGTGTTCCCCCCCTCCCGGCGGGGGTAACTTACACCGGCATCCAGATCATGCATCCGTCCACCGCCGTCGCGTACCGCAGCGACGGGGAGGTCGTCGTATGGGGACAGCGCTACTGGCAACCCTCCGCGGCCGGGCTTTTTCCACGGGACCTGAACGGCGTCCCGTATGCGCAGGTGGCGGCCGTGCACCCGCTGGAAAGGTGGGACGCCTACGCCTTGCTCACCGCCGACGGCCTGATCCGGACCAAGCTGGCGCGCAACATCTTCAGGGACTTTTCTGAGTCAGAAAGCCCGGAGGAGCGCGTGCCGGGCCTGCCGGAGGGCACGTCGTATGTCCGGGTGGCCTCCGGAGGGACCGACGGCGACACCTACAGCGCCGACGGAGCATTTATGGCCCTTCGAAACGACGGCCGGCTGGTCGTGTGGGGCACGGCGGCGCAAGTGCCGGTGCCCGGGCTGGCGAGTGGGCAGCGCTACACCTCCATGGCGGTGGGCGGCCAGGCCCCAGACGCCCTCGTCTTCCTGGCGATCCGGCAGGCGACCCCTCTGCCGGGCGTCCCCCCCGCGCCGTTGCCTCACCCTGCCCCCACGGCTCCGGGCCGGCCGGTGCTCGCCGGCCCGGTCACGGTGCTCAACCGGACCGAGGACGGCGCGGGGTTCAATTTCACGTTCGCCCCCTCGCAGGACGTCACGAAGGTTGACCCGCCGGTCTACCGCTTCGTCGTCACCAACCAGCGGGGCCAGACCTTCTCCGAGGATCCGGCCAACCTGCTTTCCAGTGAGCCTGCCCGGTCCTTCATGCCGTTTTTGCCCGCCCAACAGATGGAGGGCACCTGGCGGGTGCGGGTCCAGGCCAGCCACCAGGAAGTGGCGCACTGGTCGGCCCTGAGCGAATTTGCCGCCACCGCCGTCCAGTACGACTTCACGCCGCCTTCCCCACCCACCGCGACCGTCAGCGGCACCCGGGTCGGTGACTGGTACCGCGACTCGGCGCAGGTCAACCTGGGAGGCAGCACCGACCCCCTGCTCGCCGACGGCAGTGTTCCGAGGGGCGGCGTCACCTATCAGGGCCACCAGACCTATGCGGTCAGCGGCACCTTTACCTACCAGGGCACCGCCCGCGACGCTGCCGGCAACGTGTCCAGACCCACCGCCGGCCGGGTGCAGGTCGATGCGGACGCGCCGCGGCTGACGCTCAGCTGCCCACCTTCGGTGACGCTTGGCAGCGCCCCGAGGGCCAGTTGGACGGCGACCGACGCCGAATCGGGGCTTCAGGGACCAGGCAGCGGCACCCTGCTGATCGACACGGCCACCACCGGTGAACAGACCCTAACTGTGCAGGCACGCGACCGCGTGGGCCACGAGACCCAGGGCACCTGCACGGTCAGCGTGACGGCGGGCGGGGAAGCGCCTGTGCCGCCCGGTCCCACCTTTCCTTTTGAAGGCTTCATGCCGCCGGTGGACAACCCACCCTTCCTCAATGTCCACCGCGCCGGCAGCACCATTCCCCTGAGCTTCTCCCTCGGTGGCGACCAGGGCCTGGACATTCTCGCGCCGGGTTCTCCCCGGGTGAGCCAGAGTGACTGCCAGGGCCGACTGATTCCCGGCGGGCTGAGTCTGAGTGCCGACTCGGCGGCCGGGCTGCGCTTCCACGGGCAGCGTTACAGCTATCTGTGGCGCACCGCCAAGACCATGCAGGGCTGCTGGGTCTTCCGGCTCCAGCTTACCGACGGCACCGAGCACCGCGCCTTTTTCAGGCTGCGTTAG
- a CDS encoding alpha-glucosidase/alpha-galactosidase, with translation MTQAPKIAFVGAGSTVFAKNLLGDILSFPELAGADIRLFDINQQRLDVTEQVTWRVAQAVGAKPTVVNTTDRARALDGADFVINMIQVGGYEPATVTDFEVPKKYGLRQTIADTLGIGGIMRGLRTIPVLAEMSRDMERLCPGTLHLNYVNPMAMNVWGLARLSPRIATVGLCHSVQGTAAELAHDLGLPVEEIDYLCAGINHMAFYLKFEHRGEDLYPRLLEIAESGRAPEWNRVRYEMLRRLGYFVTESSEHFSEYTPYFIKRDRPDLIERFGVPLDEYPRRCVSQIGGWEELRARLQDPNEPLEVKPSVEYGSLIVHSVMTGQPRVVYGNVMNSPQGGSGKLISNLPDECCVEVPCLVDRQGIQPTRIGRIPPQLAALMATNINVQALTVEALLTGNREHIYHAAMLDPHTSAELDLDQIWALTDDLLRAHGDFIPQGLQAAD, from the coding sequence ATGACCCAAGCCCCCAAAATCGCATTTGTTGGTGCCGGCAGCACGGTGTTTGCCAAGAACCTGCTCGGCGACATCCTCAGCTTTCCGGAGCTCGCCGGGGCCGATATCCGGCTGTTCGACATCAACCAGCAGCGCCTCGACGTGACCGAGCAGGTCACCTGGCGCGTCGCCCAGGCGGTCGGGGCAAAGCCGACGGTCGTCAATACCACCGACCGGGCGCGGGCGCTCGACGGCGCCGATTTCGTGATCAACATGATCCAGGTCGGCGGCTACGAGCCGGCCACCGTTACCGATTTCGAGGTGCCCAAGAAATACGGGCTGCGTCAGACCATCGCCGACACCCTCGGCATCGGCGGCATCATGCGCGGCCTGCGGACCATCCCGGTGCTCGCCGAGATGAGCCGCGACATGGAGCGGCTCTGCCCCGGGACACTGCATCTGAATTACGTCAACCCGATGGCCATGAATGTCTGGGGCCTCGCGCGGCTCTCGCCCCGGATCGCTACCGTGGGGCTGTGCCACAGCGTGCAGGGCACGGCCGCCGAACTCGCCCACGACCTGGGTCTCCCGGTCGAGGAAATCGACTACCTGTGCGCCGGGATCAATCACATGGCCTTTTACCTGAAGTTCGAGCACCGCGGCGAGGACCTCTACCCCCGCTTGCTCGAGATCGCCGAATCTGGCCGCGCGCCCGAGTGGAACCGCGTGCGCTACGAGATGCTGCGGCGGCTCGGGTATTTCGTGACCGAGAGCAGCGAGCACTTCTCCGAGTACACGCCGTATTTCATCAAGCGCGACCGGCCTGACCTGATCGAGCGCTTCGGCGTTCCGCTCGACGAGTACCCCCGACGCTGCGTGAGCCAGATCGGCGGGTGGGAAGAGTTGCGCGCGCGGTTGCAGGACCCGAACGAGCCGCTCGAGGTCAAGCCGAGTGTGGAATACGGTTCGCTGATCGTGCACAGCGTGATGACCGGCCAGCCCCGCGTGGTCTACGGCAACGTGATGAACAGCCCGCAGGGCGGCAGCGGCAAACTCATCAGCAACCTGCCCGACGAGTGCTGCGTGGAGGTCCCCTGTCTGGTGGACAGGCAGGGGATCCAGCCCACCCGCATCGGACGCATCCCGCCGCAGCTCGCCGCGCTGATGGCGACGAATATCAACGTGCAGGCGCTGACCGTCGAGGCGCTGCTCACCGGTAACCGCGAGCACATCTATCACGCGGCGATGCTCGACCCCCACACGAGCGCGGAACTTGACCTCGATCAAATCTGGGCGCTCACCGATGACCTGCTCAGGGCGCACGGCGACTTTATTCCGCAGGGGCTTCAGGCAGCGGACTGA
- a CDS encoding bifunctional diguanylate cyclase/phosphodiesterase: MEDTEIHHMFELAGPDLSGRAPEDVFGRLAERMVHRFGVTVALINFVGPDLLHPRAPSGLTRELGPLPRHLTPCAQVVDAGRTVVVPDADAVAGWREHTFFSGCGCRFYAGAPIVTTSGHRLGTVCLLHRTPRRFSETDRRDLEAFAEVVSRELERRAPRPWPGPPGFDSAPAPVEFGLAPLAARLDRPFLNGATWPPAGRSVPGEHLESLFTPAPEGPAPTRDREAAPAGTGSRLPPVLQGERLKTLLMHHTPDLLTVHAPDGRLLYSNRDSGDADRLEVGEDGFEVILPEDRERVRDEGWRPALRGERTHTRWRWNTRSGVDRWMESSVVPVQRASGEVEYLLAVTRDITERQQREEETALLRSAVMAAGHAVLITRAAPIDLPGPEIIYVNEAFTRMTGFTPPEILGRSPRVLQGPGTDRVTLERIRQRLARGEGADETLLNYTREGRPFWAHLTITPLLDPAGRVTHWVSVQRDVTHERREQGFEQARREVLERVAAAEPLQDVLAALTGMLEQRFPDTTASLLLLQGGRLHEAGPSRLPPDYRQAVEGCRIGPNVGACGAAASLREPVVSSDLFTDPRWEAFRPVIERHGLRACWSVPVFSGNRTVVGTLALYHRVPASPAARELEVLEDTARLAAVVLERYRALDDQQRLSLFDSLTRLPNRTLFSEQLRAALNRRQEHEHVAVGLLDLNRFRAVNDSFGHDQGDQLLQEIAQRLGEALGGSGLLARMGGDEFALIVEQLPAAEHTEQVAQAVMQTLAAPFNLRGQEVFVSGSLGFAVAPADGHSGADLLLLAESAMYHAKQRALGWASLKFAPQRDARRSVALEAALHHALELRELELHYQPIVDPAGRVVAAEALLRWYSPALGSVSPDEFIPVAERTGQIIPIGAWVLERACLDGAALQRLVPGLRVAVNVSSKQFGQPQLAPQVRGALGRSGLAPELLTLEITESVLMDQEEAVRRVRELCALGVRLALDDFGTGFSSLQYLRELPIHNVKIDRLFVQTLQDVAGKDAQIVRAIAQLCQVLDLEVTAEGVENAQQAEVCRQLGINLMQGWQFARPMALDTLCAWLQQRPEAEA; the protein is encoded by the coding sequence GTGGAAGACACCGAAATTCACCACATGTTTGAGTTGGCCGGCCCTGACCTGAGTGGCCGGGCCCCGGAGGATGTCTTTGGCCGCCTGGCCGAGCGGATGGTCCACCGCTTCGGCGTGACGGTGGCTCTCATCAACTTTGTGGGTCCTGACCTGCTCCATCCCCGGGCGCCATCTGGCCTGACGAGAGAGCTGGGTCCGCTGCCCCGCCACCTGACCCCGTGCGCGCAGGTGGTCGACGCAGGCCGCACCGTGGTGGTTCCCGACGCGGACGCGGTCGCCGGGTGGCGGGAGCACACCTTCTTCAGTGGATGCGGCTGCCGCTTCTATGCCGGCGCTCCCATCGTGACCACCAGCGGACACCGCCTCGGGACCGTGTGCCTGCTTCACCGTACGCCGAGGCGGTTCTCCGAGACCGATCGGCGCGACCTCGAGGCGTTCGCTGAGGTGGTCAGCCGTGAACTCGAACGGCGCGCGCCCCGGCCCTGGCCAGGGCCGCCAGGGTTCGACTCAGCCCCGGCACCGGTAGAGTTCGGTCTGGCCCCCCTCGCCGCCAGGCTGGACCGCCCTTTCCTGAACGGGGCCACATGGCCGCCAGCGGGGAGGAGCGTCCCAGGCGAACATTTGGAGAGCCTCTTCACGCCTGCTCCGGAGGGACCGGCGCCCACCAGGGACCGTGAGGCCGCCCCTGCCGGCACGGGCAGCCGCCTCCCCCCGGTGCTCCAGGGGGAGCGGCTCAAAACCCTGCTGATGCACCACACGCCGGACCTGCTCACGGTGCATGCCCCGGACGGGCGGCTGCTCTACAGCAACCGTGACTCAGGAGACGCCGACCGTCTGGAGGTGGGGGAGGACGGCTTCGAAGTCATCCTGCCAGAAGACCGTGAACGGGTACGCGACGAGGGGTGGCGGCCCGCCCTGCGGGGTGAGCGCACGCACACCCGCTGGCGCTGGAACACCCGCAGCGGGGTCGACCGCTGGATGGAATCGAGCGTCGTCCCGGTGCAGCGGGCGTCTGGTGAGGTCGAGTACCTGCTCGCGGTCACCCGTGACATCACCGAGCGCCAGCAGCGCGAAGAGGAGACGGCGCTGCTGCGTTCCGCTGTGATGGCCGCCGGCCACGCGGTGCTGATCACCCGCGCCGCGCCGATTGATCTGCCGGGGCCCGAGATCATCTATGTCAATGAGGCCTTCACGCGCATGACCGGATTCACGCCGCCGGAAATCCTGGGCCGCTCGCCGCGCGTGTTACAGGGCCCGGGCACCGACCGGGTGACCCTGGAGCGCATCCGGCAACGTCTCGCGCGGGGAGAGGGCGCGGACGAGACGCTGCTGAACTACACCAGGGAGGGCCGGCCCTTCTGGGCCCACCTGACCATCACCCCCCTGCTCGACCCGGCGGGGCGCGTCACCCATTGGGTCAGTGTGCAGCGCGACGTGACCCATGAGCGCCGCGAACAGGGCTTCGAGCAGGCCCGGCGCGAGGTGCTGGAGCGGGTAGCGGCCGCCGAGCCGCTTCAGGACGTGCTGGCGGCGCTGACCGGGATGCTGGAGCAGCGTTTTCCGGACACCACGGCGTCGCTGCTGCTGCTTCAGGGGGGCCGGCTGCACGAGGCCGGTCCGTCCCGGCTGCCGCCCGACTACCGCCAGGCGGTGGAGGGCTGCCGCATCGGGCCGAACGTCGGTGCCTGCGGCGCGGCGGCCTCTCTGCGAGAACCCGTCGTTTCGAGTGACCTGTTCACCGACCCGCGCTGGGAGGCGTTTCGCCCGGTGATCGAGCGCCACGGGCTGCGCGCCTGCTGGAGCGTGCCGGTTTTCAGCGGCAACCGGACCGTGGTCGGGACCCTGGCGCTTTACCACCGGGTGCCCGCCTCGCCCGCTGCGCGCGAACTTGAGGTGCTCGAGGACACCGCGCGCTTGGCCGCGGTGGTGCTCGAGCGCTACCGCGCCCTCGACGACCAGCAGCGGCTCTCGCTGTTCGACAGCCTCACCCGGCTGCCCAACCGCACCCTGTTCAGCGAGCAGCTGCGCGCCGCCCTGAACCGCCGCCAGGAGCACGAGCACGTCGCCGTCGGGCTGCTGGACCTCAACCGCTTCCGGGCGGTCAACGACTCGTTCGGCCACGACCAGGGGGACCAACTGCTCCAGGAGATCGCGCAGCGGCTCGGGGAGGCGCTGGGGGGCAGCGGCCTGCTCGCGCGGATGGGGGGCGACGAATTCGCGCTGATCGTCGAGCAGCTCCCCGCCGCCGAGCACACCGAGCAGGTCGCGCAGGCCGTCATGCAGACCCTGGCCGCTCCCTTTAACCTGCGCGGCCAGGAGGTCTTTGTCAGCGGCAGCCTGGGCTTCGCCGTCGCCCCTGCCGACGGGCATTCCGGCGCCGATCTCCTGCTCCTCGCCGAGTCGGCGATGTACCACGCCAAGCAGCGGGCGCTGGGATGGGCATCTTTGAAATTCGCGCCGCAACGCGACGCCCGGCGCTCGGTGGCGCTCGAGGCGGCGCTGCACCACGCCCTCGAGTTGCGCGAACTCGAGCTGCACTATCAGCCCATCGTGGACCCGGCGGGCCGCGTCGTGGCCGCCGAGGCCCTGCTGCGCTGGTACAGCCCGGCGCTGGGCTCCGTCAGTCCCGACGAATTTATTCCGGTGGCCGAGCGCACGGGGCAGATCATCCCGATCGGTGCCTGGGTGCTCGAGCGGGCCTGCCTGGACGGGGCGGCGCTTCAGCGGCTCGTGCCGGGCCTGCGCGTGGCGGTCAATGTCAGTTCCAAACAGTTCGGTCAACCCCAGCTCGCGCCGCAGGTGCGTGGAGCGCTTGGGCGCAGCGGCCTGGCACCGGAGCTGCTGACGCTCGAAATCACAGAAAGCGTGCTGATGGATCAGGAAGAGGCGGTGCGGCGGGTGCGCGAGCTCTGCGCGCTCGGGGTGCGGCTCGCGCTTGACGACTTCGGCACCGGCTTCAGCAGCCTCCAGTACCTGCGCGAATTGCCCATCCATAACGTGAAGATCGACCGCCTCTTCGTGCAGACCCTGCAAGACGTCGCCGGCAAGGACGCGCAGATCGTGCGCGCAATCGCGCAGCTGTGCCAGGTGCTCGACCTCGAGGTCACCGCCGAGGGGGTCGAAAACGCGCAGCAGGCTGAGGTCTGCCGTCAACTCGGGATCAACCTGATGCAGGGCTGGCAGTTTGCCCGGCCCATGGCGCTGGACACGCTGTGCGCCTGGCTCCAGCAGCGGCCCGAGGCGGAGGCATGA